In the Topomyia yanbarensis strain Yona2022 chromosome 3, ASM3024719v1, whole genome shotgun sequence genome, one interval contains:
- the LOC131686960 gene encoding uncharacterized protein LOC131686960, with protein MDSICLQCSEPVTTLNQLKCQGFCDRIMHLSCSTLTRPKLDMINDSANIFWLCDSCVDLMKSSAVNAAFTALSEAFRLLTDTHKTALEALKVEMEKTRKSVESATTLPATPISWPVPNRAGAKRARETEDDKFPSKSDVPSLTCGKKKGDVAKVPTITVQPATSKCWIYLSRIATTVSEAEVGAMVKECLSTDDPVEVKKLVKKDANLSGLNFISFKIGVDPQLREMALNADTWPDGMYFREFIDFRQERNNDGKHGFRKTPRLG; from the coding sequence ATGGATTCGATCTGCCTGCAGTGCTCCGAGCCGGTAACCACTTTGAATCAGCTGAAATGCCAAGGATTTTGCGACAGAATCATGCATCTATCGTGTTCAACGCTCACTCGTCCAAAATTGGACATGATTAACGACTCAGCGAATATATTCTGGCTTTGCGACAGCTGTgttgatttgatgaaatcctccgcAGTGAATGCAGCTTTTACAGCATTGAGCGAAGCGTTCCGTTTGCTGACCGACACACATAAAACAGCGCTTGAAGCATTAAAGGTTGAAATGGAGAAAACCAGAAAATCAGTGGAATCCGCAACGACATTGCCTGCAACTCCCATATCATGGCCCGTTCCAAATAGAGCTGGAGCCAAACGTGCTCGCGAGACGGAGGATGATAAATTTCCTTCTAAATCCGATGTCCCCAGTCTAACGTGTGGCAAGAAAAAGGGTGATGTAGCAAAGGTACCCACAATCACTGTTCAACCCGCTACTAGTAAATGCTGGATTTACTTGTCACGAATTGCTACCACCGTTTCCGAAGCTGAGGTTGGTGCTATGGTTAAGGAGTGCCTTTCAACGGACGATCCGGTCGAAGTGAAGAAGTTAGTGAAAAAAGACGCAAATTTGAGCGGGCttaatttcatttctttcaaaattggtgttgacccTCAACTTCGTGAAATGGCTCTCAATGCCGATACCTGGCCGGATGGGATGTATTTCCGCGAGTTCATCGACTTTCGGCAAGAACGTAATAATGACGGGAAGCATGGGTTTCGGAAAACACCTCGACTGGGATAA